The Thermodesulfatator atlanticus DSM 21156 genome has a window encoding:
- a CDS encoding PIN domain-containing protein: MKEDRIFVDTNIWIYGLTESRVKADQRKREISLELLEELFQLEAQIIISIQVLNECHWNLIKKFELPDEKVTKLICKNVTKIANIVGIDFATYKKRPLQNIFS, translated from the coding sequence ATGAAAGAAGATAGGATTTTTGTAGATACCAATATTTGGATATATGGGCTTACCGAAAGTAGAGTAAAAGCTGATCAAAGAAAAAGAGAAATTTCTTTAGAGCTGCTTGAAGAATTATTTCAGTTAGAAGCCCAAATCATTATATCTATTCAAGTATTAAACGAATGTCATTGGAATCTTATTAAGAAATTTGAACTGCCAGATGAAAAAGTTACAAAACTGATTTGTAAAAATGTAACAAAAATTGCAAATATAGTGGGTATAGATTTTGCTACCTATAAAAAGAGACCTTTGCAAAACATCTTTTCTTAA
- the wbaP gene encoding undecaprenyl-phosphate galactose phosphotransferase WbaP translates to MAKLANKPLLNGTINKVIKVYPQTLWQTGKERPEYYLALLLGDIFAVLLSVFLAVVVRYELGKALPQVPFLSLSQAWLILKKFWWLLLVVPFCLGYLRTYDRRLPFWEETREVIKALILSFIIIYALLAVRKNVNEVSRLLLGLSFIFSCFLVPCCRYFTKKILFSLRAFRRKALILGAGEGTAELIRALSGEKYLGYEVIGLLDDDPARHGRLVEGKKVYGGLKQIGKFIRFLNIESVFIAVPSFTSKQLSELFANVQGMVKEVCIVPEFKNFGMLNAETHTLFHEKLFLIKVRNNLKSPLNQFIKRSFDLTLSFLLLPVLLPVMGIIAVLIVLDSPGSPIFAHERIGRNGRKFKVYKFRSMYKNSKKILEEYLQKNPEALKEWNTYYKLKNDPRITKVGKFLRLTSLDELPQIFNVIKGDMSLVGPRPVTCSEIDTYYQDYASFYFMVRPGITGLWQVSGRSNLTYEDRVKMDVWYVLNWSLWLDFTLLVKTISVVIKREGSY, encoded by the coding sequence ATGGCCAAGCTGGCGAATAAACCCCTACTAAACGGTACCATCAATAAAGTCATTAAAGTATATCCCCAAACGCTCTGGCAAACAGGCAAAGAACGTCCGGAATACTACCTGGCCCTTCTTCTCGGGGATATTTTTGCCGTGTTATTAAGTGTCTTCCTGGCTGTTGTGGTTAGGTATGAGCTTGGGAAGGCCCTTCCTCAAGTACCTTTTTTATCTCTTTCCCAAGCCTGGCTAATTTTAAAGAAATTTTGGTGGTTGCTTTTGGTGGTGCCTTTTTGTCTTGGGTATTTGCGCACCTACGACCGGCGTCTTCCTTTCTGGGAGGAAACCCGCGAGGTCATAAAGGCCCTCATCCTCTCTTTTATCATTATTTATGCCCTTTTGGCCGTAAGAAAAAACGTTAACGAAGTGTCTCGTCTCCTGCTAGGACTTTCTTTTATTTTTTCCTGCTTTTTAGTGCCATGCTGCCGGTATTTTACCAAAAAAATTCTTTTTTCTTTGAGGGCCTTTCGGCGCAAGGCCTTGATCCTTGGCGCAGGAGAAGGGACTGCGGAGCTCATCCGGGCCCTTTCTGGAGAAAAATATCTTGGCTATGAGGTCATCGGGCTTTTAGATGATGACCCTGCCAGACACGGTCGCCTGGTTGAGGGCAAAAAAGTTTATGGCGGGCTTAAGCAGATAGGGAAATTCATCAGGTTTTTGAATATAGAAAGCGTCTTTATCGCGGTGCCTTCTTTTACCAGTAAGCAGCTTTCCGAGCTTTTTGCCAACGTGCAGGGCATGGTAAAAGAAGTCTGCATTGTGCCGGAGTTTAAAAACTTTGGCATGCTAAACGCCGAAACCCACACCCTTTTTCACGAAAAGCTTTTTCTCATCAAGGTGCGCAACAATCTCAAATCGCCGCTGAACCAGTTTATCAAGCGCAGCTTTGATTTAACTTTGAGTTTTCTTTTGTTACCGGTTTTGCTTCCTGTTATGGGCATTATTGCTGTTTTGATCGTGCTTGATTCACCGGGCTCGCCAATATTTGCTCATGAAAGAATCGGTAGAAACGGTAGGAAATTCAAAGTTTATAAGTTCAGGAGTATGTATAAAAATTCAAAAAAAATACTAGAAGAATATCTTCAAAAAAATCCCGAGGCTTTAAAAGAGTGGAACACATATTATAAGTTAAAAAATGATCCTCGTATTACTAAGGTTGGGAAATTTTTACGCTTGACCTCTCTTGATGAATTGCCCCAGATCTTTAATGTCATTAAAGGAGATATGTCATTAGTCGGCCCCCGTCCTGTTACCTGTTCTGAAATAGATACCTACTATCAAGATTATGCTAGCTTTTATTTTATGGTCCGCCCTGGCATTACAGGTTTGTGGCAAGTAAGTGGGCGCAGCAATCTGACCTATGAAGACCGGGTAAAGATGGACGTCTGGTACGTGCTCAACTGGTCTTTGTGGCTTGATTTTACCCTCCTTGTCAAAACCATAAGCGTGGTAATTAAGAGAGAGGGGAGTTATTGA